CCTGGCCGGGCTCCGCGATCAGGTGGATGCGCAGGCCATCAAGGCCCCGGACGCCGTGGCGGAGTACACCCGGACCCACGCCTTGATCCTTACATCGATTGAGGCGGCCGTCCGGCAGATCGGGAATGGAGTCCTGGCGAAGGAGGGCTACACCTACGCCAGCTTCATTCAGGGCAAAGAGCGGGCGGGCCTTGAGCGCGCCACCCTCAGCAACACCTTCGCCGCGGGACAGTTCCCCCCGGGGCTCTACGAGCGCTTCGTAACGCTGGTGGCCGAGCAGGGCACCTATCTCCGCACATTCGAGTCGCTCGCCCTGCCCGCGCAGGTGGCCTACTTCGAAGAGCGCCTCCAGCGCCCCGAAGCGCGGGAGGTGGAGCGCATGCGGGCGATTGCCCTGGAGAAGGCGGCCGAGGGTAACTTCGGCGTGGATTCCGTGGAATGGTTCAAGGCAAGCACGGCGCGCATCGATCTGCTGAAGGAGGTGGAAGACCACCTGGTCGGGGATCTGCGCGACGGCGTGACCGCCCTCCACGATGGCGCCGTTCGGGCCATGCTCAGCCTGCTTCTATCGGCCACGGTTGCGGTGGCGCTGGTCATTTTCATTGTGGGGCTCTCCGCCCGCTCCCTGCTGCGGCCCCTCGGCGAGGCGGTGGCCTTTGCCCGCAAAATACAGGGCGGCGATCTGACCGCCACGATTACAAGTCACAGCCGCGATGAAGTGGGCCAGCTTACCCAGGCCCTCGCCACCATGTCCGCCAATCTGCGCGACATGATCGGCAGCGTTGCCAGCGGTTCGGGCGATCTCGCGGAGACGGCCCGGGGGCTCTCCAGGATCTCCTCCGCCCTCTCGGACAGCGCGGGCCAGATGGGCGCACAGACCGAGTCGGCCGCCGCCGCAACGGAGGAGGCCTCCAGCACCATCGCCAACATGGCCGCCGGGATAGAAGAAATGAGCGCCAACGCGAGCTCGGTCTCCGAGGCGTCCGGTGAGGTCTCGGAGAACCTGGGTTCCGTCGGGGCCGCCGTAGAGCAGATGTCCGTGAATATGGACGCCGTCTCCCACCGCAGCGAGGAAATGCGCGGTTCGGTCAACAGCGTCGCGGCCGCCATAGAAGAAATGTCCGCTTCCCTCGGCGAAGTGGCGGAGAACGCCTCCAAAGCCGCGCGGGTCGCGGGCCACGCCCTGGAGCGCGCGCGCGACTCCCAGCATCAGGTGGACGAACTGGGCGCCATGGCAAAAGAGATCGGGAAGGTGGTGGCCACCATCAGCTCCATTGCGGCCCAGACCAATCTCCTCGCGCTGAACGCCACCATCGAGGCGGCGTCGGCGGGCGATGCGGGCAAAGGCTTCGCCGTCGTGGCCAGCGAAGTGAAAGAGCTGGCCAAGCAGACCGCTTCCGCCACCGAGAGCATCCGCGCCCAGATCGAGTCCATGCAGGCGACCACGCGCAACACCATCGAGGCCATCGCCTCCATCGTCGGCGTTATCGACGAGATGGATTCCATCTCCGGGGCCATCGCGGCGGCGGTGGAAGAGCAGACCTCCACCACGGGGGAAATCGCCCGAAACGTGGCCAGCACCGCCACCGGCGCCAACGAGGTGGCCCGCAATATCCAGGAGGCCACCACCGGCGCAAACGAGGTCTCCCGCAGCGTCATGGGGGCGGTTCATGGCGTGGAGGAGATCGTGCGAAATATCGGCGAACTCGCCGAGGGCGCCAATGAAGTGGCCCGAAACGCGGGCGATGCCGCCCAGGGGATGGGGGACGTGGCCGCGAATGTGGCCAGCGCCAATACCGCCGCCCAGGACACGGCGGCCCGCGTGGCGGACACGCGAGAGGCCATACAGAAGCTTTCCGGCCTGTCCATCAAATTGCAACTGGTCGTGGGGCGCTTCCGCCTGGAGGCTTCCGGCGAAGGGGCCGACGGCTTCGTGCGCACCAACGTGTCAAGTCAGGTTTCGGCGACCCTGCGCGAAAGCCTCATGCGCGCCGAAGAACACAAGCTGTACGACAAGTTCTATGAGCGCTTCGTCACCAGCGATCCGCGTATCGGGCCCTACTTTCTCAATACCGACTTCAAGAAGCAGAAGAACCTGCTGAAAGACGGCGTGGGTCGCGCCCTCTCCTTCGCTGCGGGCGACCCGGGCTCCGTGAATTTCGTGGAGAATCTAAGCGTCACCCACAATCGCGGACACATGAACATACTGCCCGAACTCTACCCCTTCTGGCTGAACGCTCTGGTTCAAACCCTGGCCGATACCGACCCGAAGTGGAGCACCCGGCTGGAGACGGAGTGGCGCGAGTCGCTGCAAAAAACCATTCAACTCATGTCCCGCGCCTATGATCGCTAGCACACCACAACCGCTGTCTTGACCGAGTTGGCAATGAAACAATTGCGGTGCGCGGATTCGTGCATACGCGCGATTTCATCCTCGTTCGGCACTTTTTCGCCACTGAAACGGATCTTCGGATGGAGCTCCACCCGCGTCACGGCGAGTTGGCCCTCCGGGTTCTTCTCCAGGTGCGCCACGGCCTCGTCCGTGTAACTTTCCACCACCAGCTTCTTCTTCGACGCGATGGCGAGGAAGGTCAGCATGTGGCAACTTGCAATGGAAGCCGCGAAGGCTTCCTCGGGGTCCACACAGTCCTCGCTTCCCTTGTACGCCGGCGCGGCCGAGGCATTCAGCCGCTGGCCGCTGTCAAAGCCCCACTCGTGTTCCCGGTTGTAGGTTTCATAGTCGAAGCCGGCGCCCCGGCGGGTCCAGATGATCGTGGCGGTGTGGGTGGACATGATTGGCACTCCGTGTGAATGGGTCTTATGGGTCTTATGGGTCTTATGGGTCTTATGGGTCTTATGGGTCTTATGGGTCCTTTGGGTCCTTTGGGTCCTTTGGGTCCTTTGGGTCCTTTGGGTCCTTTGGGTCGCGGTTATCATGCTGATCCACAGGACTCAACTCCAGTCTAAAGCCTGAAGCCTGGATCAATTGTCATTGCGCGCGGAACTGCGCTATCCTTGGCGGCCCACGCATCATTGTAGAGGAGTTGCCCCCGCCCATGCCCGAAATTTCTTCCCCGTACCCATGGCTAGTCTCGCTCCATGGCGGACATTCCGGCGAGTTTTGCGATCACGCCCAGGATCGTCTGGAGCAACTGGTGCAAGGCGCTATCGCTCTGGGCATGCCCATCTATGGCCTCACGGAGCACGCGCCCCGGGTCGAGCCGCAGCACGTTTACGACGAAGAAAAGGCCATGGGATGGGACACAGCCTACCTCGCGGATCTTTTTGCGCGCTATGCCGCCGAAGCGAAGCGCCTTCAAGTGGCCTATGCCGATCAGATCCAGATCCTGGCGGGTTTCGAGGCCGAGGTTATCCCCGACGGACGCTACGCAGAGGTCATGCGCGGCCTGCGAGAAGTCCATGCCCTTGACTATCTTGTGGGCTCTGTACACTGGGTTGATGGCATCATCATCGACTACACCCGGGACCGCTTCGATCAGGCCGTGGAAGCTCAGGGGGGACTGGAGCGTCTGGCGCTGCGCTACTACGACATCGCCGCCGAAATGGTGGCCTCGCTTCGTCCCGAAGTGGTCGGTCATCTCGATTTGGTGCGACGACACGGCGGCAACGATCCGGCGCTGGAGACGCCCAAGGTTCGCGAACGCGCCAAAGCCGTGCTCGCCGTCATGAAAGAACACGATGCGATCCTCGATATCAACACGGCGGGCTACCGCAAGGGCCTGGGCACGCCCTATCCCGCGCCTTGGCTGCTGGAGGTGGCTCGGGACATCGGCGTGGCCTGTTGCTTTGGCGACGACGCCCACCGGGTCCTGGAAGTGGGCGCGGGCATTCTCGAAGCGCGGGAATACCTCCTTGATCATGGCATCACTGAGGTGACGGTGCTTACGCGCGAGGCGGGCGGGCTCGGGCGACGAGTGGCAGAGCTGTAGAGTTTGAGACTGATAGGACCGATACGACGGATTGACCAAATCGGTCTTATCGGTCGTATCAGTCCTATCTTTCCCGTTTTTGCCAACATCCGCACCCCTGTGCTAGGATCTTGACCTCGGGGGCACCACCACACACCAGACCAATTCCACGAGGTACCGGATCATGACGAAACGTCCCATCGGCGCAGTAACTTTTGACCTTTGGGACTGTCTCTTCGCGGATGATTCCGACGAGCCCAAGCGCCTGGCGGCCGGGCTTCCCCCCAAGCCGGTGGCGCGCCGCCAACTGGTCCACGAATACCTCAATCGCCATGCGCCCATCGATCGCGCCACGGTGGATCTGGCCTACGACGTGGCCGATGCGGCCTATCGCAAGGTCTGGCATGATCTCCACGTGACCATGAGCGTCTCCGAGCGCCTTGGCGTCATCTTGGATGGATTGAAGCGCACCTTGCCCGAGGCGGAGTTCGCGGAGCTGGTGCGGATTCACGAAGACATGGAACTGGAGTTCCGGCCCGACCCCGCGCCGGGCGCGCTGGAGGCCCTTCAGGCGCTCCACGGCAAGTACAAACTCGCCATCATCTCCGACACCATATTCAGTCCCGGAAAGAACCTGCGCAAGCTCCTCGAAGGGGCGGGCATGCTGCCCTACTTCGATCACTTCGTGTTTTCGGATGAACTGGGTAACTCCAAGCCTCACCCCCGCGTGTTTGAGTCCGTGGGTACGGCTTTTAATATCGATATCAAAGACATCGTCCACATTGGTGATCGTCCACACAATGACATTGGCGGCCCCCACGCCGTGGGTGCCCGGGGCGTTCTACTCACGGTGGTGAAAGATCGTCCTCTGGACGGGCACACGCCAGACGCCGTGTGCGATGACTACAGTAAATTGGCGGAGATCCTCGCCGGGATCGACGGGTAAATAAAGTGAACCTCGACGTGCCACGCGATCCGGCAACGCCGGTTCGTGTGCGGCGGTGTTCAAGAATTGGTGCTCTGCCGACCACCCGCCTGGCCGGTTTGCACCGCTCTATCAGGTTTGCAATCCAATTGATCACGTTGACCTCGTAACGGGCACACGAACCGGCGTTGCCGGATCGCGTGGCACGCATACGAAGCCGCTCACTCTAATAGACACCTTCAGGAAACCCCAATGGCTACAAAACGCTTTCTTATCCCCGACGGTTACAACAAGGAAAGCCGTGCGCGCTTTGCCGAGGTGCGGATGCGCCCGGCGTGGCAGCTCTACCGCGACCTGCTGGTCAAGTACATCCCCGACGCGGAGTACGACGTGTGGCTCAGCAGTGACGAGGAAACTCCCGACAGTTACACCATCGAAGAGCTCAAGCAGTACGACGGCATCCTCTGGCCCGGCTGCAATCTCACGGTCTACCACGATGTGCCCGAGGTCAAGCGCCACATCGACACCTGCCAGAAGGGCTTCGAGGCGGGCATTCCCCAGTTTGGAAGCTGCTGGGCCATCCAGGTGGCCGCCGTGGCCTGTGGCGGCGAATGCGGCGCCTGCGACAAGGGCCGCGAGATGGGCGTGGGCCAGAAAGTCCTCCTCAATGAAGACGGTGTCACCCACCCGATGTACGCCGGAAAGCCCCGGGTCTTCTCTCACTTCATGAGCCACGACGACGAAGTAAAGCGCATGCCCGAAGGCGGCACCATCCTCGCCAGCAACGGCTGGAGCAAGGTGCAGTCCGCGTCGTTCAAATATAGGAACGGCGAGATGTGGGCCGTCCAGTACCACCCCGAATACGACCTCAACGAAGTGGCCCGCCTGATCGAAGCGCGCGACGAGAAGCTCATCAAGCTGGGCTTTTTCAAAGACCTCGCCGCGCTGAAGGAATACACCGGTCGCCTCGACGCCCTCGTGGCCGAGCCGGATCGGAAAGACTTCCGCTGGCAACTCGGCATCGACGACGACATCATGGACGACGGCATTCGCGAGCTGGAGTTCGCGAACTGGGTTAAGCACTTTTTCGGTTGAGCGGGAGCACGGACTTTCCAGTCCGTGAATGTTGTGCGCCGAGGCGCACGATACGCGGGCAAGAAAACCCGCGCTCCCGATCGTCACCAACAACAGGACTAACAACATGCAAGCAGCCTCCTACAACTACCCCACCCGCATGATCTTTGGCCCCGGTACCCGCGCCCAGCTTGGCGATCTGCTCAAGGCCCGCGGCAAGAACCGTCCGCTGATCGTTACCGACAAGGGCATTGCCGGCCTTCCCTTCCTCGCCGAAATGGTGGATAGCCTCAAGGCGGGCGGTCTGGACCCGGCGGTATACAGCGAGATCTTCGGCAACCCGGACAAGCCCCAGGTGACCAAGGGCGTAGACGCCTACCGCGCGCATAATGCCGACTCCTTCATCATTCTCGGCGGCGGCGCCGCGCTGGACGTGGGCAAGGTGATCGCCCTGATGATCAACCACCCCGGCGACGTCTTCGATTATGAAGACGGCAATCCCGACATGCCTCCGGTGGACAAGGACATTCCTTTTAACATCTGCGTTCCCACCACCGCCGGCACCGGCAGCGAAGTGGGCCGCAGCAGCGTCATCTCCGACGAGAACCACATCAAGCGCATCATCTTCGATCCGCGCATGATGCCGCCTCTCGTCGTGGCCGATCCCGAGCTCACCGTGGGCCTGCCCGCGGGCGTGACCGCCGCCACCGGCGTGGATGCGCTGTCCCACAGCGTCGAGGCCTTCCTCGCAAAGGGCTACCACCCCATGGCCGACGGCATCGCCCTGGAAGGCATCCGCCTGGTGAAGGAGAATCTTGAAACGGCAGTGAAGGAGCCCGGCAACATCGTGGCGCGTGGCAACATGCTCATGGCCTCCTCCATGGGCGCGACGGCCTTCCAGAAGGGCCTCGGCGTGACCCATTCCTGCGCCCATGCCCTCTCCGCGGTCTGCGATCTGCACCATGGCCTGGCCATCGCCCTGATGCTGCCCGCCTGCATGCGCTTCAACGCCGTGACCCTGCCCGATCGCATGAAGCGTCTCGAAGCCGCCGTGAGCACGGAGCTCAGCTTCGATGCGTGGCTCGAAGCCTTCAACGCGAAAGTCGGCCTGCCGGCCCGCCTGGGCGATGTGGGCGTGAAGGAAGAACATATCGCCCGTCTCGTGGATATCGCCGTGAAGGACGTGTGCCACGGCTGCAACGTGCGCGAAGTGAGCGCGGCGGATTTCGAGGCGCTCTTCAAAGAGGCGCTGTAAAGTACCCAATCGGTCCTATCCGTCGAATCGGTCCTATAGGACGGATAAGACAGATAGGACCGATTTTCTTTGAATTTCCCTCGCTGCGCGGGCATACTGGCCCAAGTCTTTCCAACGCCACGGGAGTGTGTCATGCGTATTGC
The sequence above is a segment of the Candidatus Hydrogenedentota bacterium genome. Coding sequences within it:
- a CDS encoding gamma-glutamyl-gamma-aminobutyrate hydrolase family protein (Members of this family of hydrolases with an active site Cys residue belong to MEROPS family C26.), with translation MATKRFLIPDGYNKESRARFAEVRMRPAWQLYRDLLVKYIPDAEYDVWLSSDEETPDSYTIEELKQYDGILWPGCNLTVYHDVPEVKRHIDTCQKGFEAGIPQFGSCWAIQVAAVACGGECGACDKGREMGVGQKVLLNEDGVTHPMYAGKPRVFSHFMSHDDEVKRMPEGGTILASNGWSKVQSASFKYRNGEMWAVQYHPEYDLNEVARLIEARDEKLIKLGFFKDLAALKEYTGRLDALVAEPDRKDFRWQLGIDDDIMDDGIRELEFANWVKHFFG
- a CDS encoding nitrate- and nitrite sensing domain-containing protein — translated: MLNSVGQKLYLSAGLPLALAVVVLCFQIAGNYRDIREADRVERIAGLVVSLGDFVHESQTERGASSGFLGSGGAKFGAELAAQRQKTDPAREALLAFLEGTDLGFLGDEFGGQVTEIVGRLDALAGLRDQVDAQAIKAPDAVAEYTRTHALILTSIEAAVRQIGNGVLAKEGYTYASFIQGKERAGLERATLSNTFAAGQFPPGLYERFVTLVAEQGTYLRTFESLALPAQVAYFEERLQRPEAREVERMRAIALEKAAEGNFGVDSVEWFKASTARIDLLKEVEDHLVGDLRDGVTALHDGAVRAMLSLLLSATVAVALVIFIVGLSARSLLRPLGEAVAFARKIQGGDLTATITSHSRDEVGQLTQALATMSANLRDMIGSVASGSGDLAETARGLSRISSALSDSAGQMGAQTESAAAATEEASSTIANMAAGIEEMSANASSVSEASGEVSENLGSVGAAVEQMSVNMDAVSHRSEEMRGSVNSVAAAIEEMSASLGEVAENASKAARVAGHALERARDSQHQVDELGAMAKEIGKVVATISSIAAQTNLLALNATIEAASAGDAGKGFAVVASEVKELAKQTASATESIRAQIESMQATTRNTIEAIASIVGVIDEMDSISGAIAAAVEEQTSTTGEIARNVASTATGANEVARNIQEATTGANEVSRSVMGAVHGVEEIVRNIGELAEGANEVARNAGDAAQGMGDVAANVASANTAAQDTAARVADTREAIQKLSGLSIKLQLVVGRFRLEASGEGADGFVRTNVSSQVSATLRESLMRAEEHKLYDKFYERFVTSDPRIGPYFLNTDFKKQKNLLKDGVGRALSFAAGDPGSVNFVENLSVTHNRGHMNILPELYPFWLNALVQTLADTDPKWSTRLETEWRESLQKTIQLMSRAYDR
- a CDS encoding histidinol-phosphatase produces the protein MPEISSPYPWLVSLHGGHSGEFCDHAQDRLEQLVQGAIALGMPIYGLTEHAPRVEPQHVYDEEKAMGWDTAYLADLFARYAAEAKRLQVAYADQIQILAGFEAEVIPDGRYAEVMRGLREVHALDYLVGSVHWVDGIIIDYTRDRFDQAVEAQGGLERLALRYYDIAAEMVASLRPEVVGHLDLVRRHGGNDPALETPKVRERAKAVLAVMKEHDAILDINTAGYRKGLGTPYPAPWLLEVARDIGVACCFGDDAHRVLEVGAGILEAREYLLDHGITEVTVLTREAGGLGRRVAEL
- a CDS encoding OsmC family protein, whose translation is MSTHTATIIWTRRGAGFDYETYNREHEWGFDSGQRLNASAAPAYKGSEDCVDPEEAFAASIASCHMLTFLAIASKKKLVVESYTDEAVAHLEKNPEGQLAVTRVELHPKIRFSGEKVPNEDEIARMHESAHRNCFIANSVKTAVVVC
- a CDS encoding iron-containing alcohol dehydrogenase — protein: MQAASYNYPTRMIFGPGTRAQLGDLLKARGKNRPLIVTDKGIAGLPFLAEMVDSLKAGGLDPAVYSEIFGNPDKPQVTKGVDAYRAHNADSFIILGGGAALDVGKVIALMINHPGDVFDYEDGNPDMPPVDKDIPFNICVPTTAGTGSEVGRSSVISDENHIKRIIFDPRMMPPLVVADPELTVGLPAGVTAATGVDALSHSVEAFLAKGYHPMADGIALEGIRLVKENLETAVKEPGNIVARGNMLMASSMGATAFQKGLGVTHSCAHALSAVCDLHHGLAIALMLPACMRFNAVTLPDRMKRLEAAVSTELSFDAWLEAFNAKVGLPARLGDVGVKEEHIARLVDIAVKDVCHGCNVREVSAADFEALFKEAL
- a CDS encoding HAD family hydrolase is translated as MTKRPIGAVTFDLWDCLFADDSDEPKRLAAGLPPKPVARRQLVHEYLNRHAPIDRATVDLAYDVADAAYRKVWHDLHVTMSVSERLGVILDGLKRTLPEAEFAELVRIHEDMELEFRPDPAPGALEALQALHGKYKLAIISDTIFSPGKNLRKLLEGAGMLPYFDHFVFSDELGNSKPHPRVFESVGTAFNIDIKDIVHIGDRPHNDIGGPHAVGARGVLLTVVKDRPLDGHTPDAVCDDYSKLAEILAGIDG